The Vicia villosa cultivar HV-30 ecotype Madison, WI unplaced genomic scaffold, Vvil1.0 ctg.000911F_1_1, whole genome shotgun sequence genome has a segment encoding these proteins:
- the LOC131632173 gene encoding 17.9 kDa class II heat shock protein-like — MAAVLAIEKARHLNWTKLWLETDCALLVKAFSDSSLVPLFKDWRKNDENEIPIIDVDSYVYEIDMPRLKFGSERKAGVEDDDFLVISEEKKREEGVEYSRMERRVGKFKRKFVLPKNANAVSAICQDGVLSVTVQKLPPPPPPQPKNTRRTIPVIIA, encoded by the exons ATGGCAGCGGTTTTGGCAATAGAAAAGGCTCGTCATTTGAATTGGACAAAGTTGTGGTTAGAAACAGATtgtgcacttcttgtcaaagCTTTTTCAGATTCAAGCTTGGTCCC TTTATTCAAAGATTGGAGGAAGAATGATGAAAACGAAATACCCATAATTGATGTtg ATTCATACGTGTATGAGATCGACATGCCGAGATTGAAATTTGGTAGCGAGAGAAAGGCTGGTGTTGAAGACGATGATTTCCTTGTGATTAGCgaagagaagaagagggaagaaggTGTCGAGTATTCGAGGATGGAGCGAAGAGTTGGCAAGTTCAAGCGCAAATTTGTTCTTCCTAAGAATGCTAATGCTGTCTCTGCTATCTGTCAAGATGGAGTGCTTAGTGTTACTGTCCAGAAattgcctcctcctcctcctccccagCCTAAGAACACTAGAAGGACTATTCCGGTTATCATTGCTTGA